A genome region from Sphingobium sp. WTD-1 includes the following:
- a CDS encoding DUF262 domain-containing protein, with protein sequence MLLNEIEQAQRLVKTDAYQMSIGEIVTMYEDEEITIDPEFQRLFRWEIGQKSKLIESLLLGIPIPSIFVFEKEDGTWELIDGLQRISTILEFMGRLREGGGLRPPSILEATKYLPSLHNAVWQKSDRIEDVPEVDQSSIDKSLQLAIRRSRIAVEILKRPSDDQTKYDLFQRLNAGGTQANAQELRNCVVLMVNGVYYRAIKMAAEQASFQAVISLSDDQQEKQRHMELAMRFLAHTLVPYDGRLDVEEYIDESAVTLAREGDAAQAVNLINSTFGLLHEIAAGNALRRFENGQHTGRVGLVGLEAIAVGVAKNLAAIQALGDQAAKDFVKQKIETFWEQPNVASFTSPGLRGTVRIQRTVPFGEAWFMP encoded by the coding sequence ATGCTTCTGAATGAAATTGAGCAGGCACAGCGTTTAGTGAAGACCGACGCCTATCAAATGTCTATCGGCGAAATTGTTACGATGTATGAAGATGAAGAAATAACAATAGATCCAGAATTTCAGCGACTATTCCGATGGGAGATTGGTCAGAAATCGAAATTAATTGAATCTCTACTGCTAGGAATTCCGATTCCATCCATTTTTGTCTTTGAAAAAGAGGATGGCACCTGGGAGCTGATCGACGGCCTACAAAGAATTTCAACCATTTTGGAATTTATGGGGCGTTTGCGCGAAGGTGGCGGGCTACGCCCGCCGTCGATCCTTGAGGCCACAAAGTACCTGCCCTCATTGCATAATGCGGTTTGGCAAAAATCAGACCGGATCGAGGATGTTCCGGAAGTCGATCAGTCTAGCATCGACAAAAGCCTGCAACTTGCAATTCGCCGAAGCAGGATCGCAGTTGAAATATTGAAACGTCCAAGCGATGATCAAACGAAGTACGATCTGTTTCAACGTCTAAACGCAGGCGGAACCCAAGCGAATGCTCAAGAACTTCGCAATTGCGTTGTTCTTATGGTAAATGGCGTATACTATCGCGCCATTAAGATGGCAGCTGAACAAGCTTCATTTCAAGCAGTTATTTCATTGAGCGATGATCAACAAGAAAAACAACGACATATGGAACTTGCGATGCGGTTCCTCGCTCATACACTTGTACCTTACGATGGCCGATTAGACGTCGAAGAGTATATCGATGAGAGTGCCGTTACCCTTGCGAGAGAGGGCGATGCTGCTCAAGCGGTGAATTTAATTAATAGCACCTTTGGCCTGTTGCACGAGATAGCGGCAGGCAATGCACTTCGGCGTTTTGAAAACGGCCAACACACCGGTAGAGTTGGCTTAGTTGGTCTCGAAGCAATCGCTGTTGGCGTCGCTAAGAATCTTGCAGCCATTCAGGCGCTCGGAGATCAGGCCGCCAAAGATTTTGTGAAACAAAAGATCGAGACCTTCTGGGAACAGCCTAATGTGGCATCTTTCACATCACCGGGACTACGCGGTACTGTTCGCATTCAACGAACGGTTCCGTTTGGTGAAGCGTGGTTCATGCCGTGA
- a CDS encoding sterol desaturase family protein, whose product MVAAILLSALAMTLIVGVRYLIASGGFALATRVRQPGLYRGQGRQISREIGWSLASAAIYGIPAGIVAWGWQARGWTRIYEDVGGYPLWYLPVSVLLYLAAHDTWFYWTHRWMHAPRLFRIAHAVHHASRPPTAWAAMSFHPWEALTGAVVIPALVFLIPIHVGALGVVLSIMTIMGVSNHMGWEMFPRWMVRGPIGRWLITASHHQRHHEQYRCNYGLYFRVWDRLCGTDRGLGEFREKQA is encoded by the coding sequence ATGGTCGCTGCGATCCTCTTGTCCGCGCTGGCGATGACGCTGATCGTCGGGGTGCGCTATCTGATTGCCAGTGGCGGCTTTGCGCTGGCGACGCGGGTGCGGCAGCCGGGCCTCTATCGCGGGCAGGGGCGGCAGATATCGCGGGAGATTGGCTGGTCGCTGGCGTCCGCGGCCATCTATGGCATCCCCGCCGGTATCGTCGCCTGGGGCTGGCAGGCGCGGGGCTGGACGCGCATCTATGAGGATGTCGGCGGCTATCCGCTCTGGTATCTGCCGGTGTCGGTGCTGCTCTATCTCGCCGCGCATGACACATGGTTCTACTGGACGCACCGGTGGATGCACGCGCCCCGGCTGTTCCGCATCGCCCATGCCGTCCATCATGCGAGCCGGCCACCGACCGCCTGGGCGGCGATGAGCTTTCATCCGTGGGAGGCGCTGACCGGGGCGGTGGTGATCCCGGCGCTGGTCTTCCTGATCCCGATCCATGTCGGCGCGCTGGGCGTGGTGCTGTCGATCATGACGATCATGGGCGTGTCCAACCATATGGGGTGGGAGATGTTTCCGCGCTGGATGGTGCGCGGGCCGATCGGCCGCTGGCTGATCACCGCCAGCCATCATCAGCGGCATCATGAGCAATATCGGTGCAATTATGGCCTCTATTTTCGTGTCTGGGACCGGCTGTGCGGCACCGACCGGGGGCTGGGTGAATTCAGGGAGAAGCAGGCGTGA
- a CDS encoding DUF2141 domain-containing protein, producing MIGRVVFAAVALIGLAGAAPVDLAQPISMTAEGLRSAKGRILICVARSADYFPDCSKDPDKRHLIVATTGNAIPLGNLAPGDYAIAIIHDENGNGKLDTFAGIPREGVGFSRNPVLRFGAPSFRSAEFVVSGAPVRQAIRLKYFL from the coding sequence GTGATCGGTCGGGTGGTGTTTGCAGCGGTGGCGTTGATCGGGCTGGCGGGGGCGGCGCCGGTGGACCTGGCCCAGCCGATCAGCATGACGGCCGAGGGGCTGCGATCGGCCAAGGGGCGCATCCTGATCTGCGTGGCGCGATCGGCCGATTATTTCCCCGATTGCAGCAAGGATCCGGACAAGCGCCACCTGATCGTGGCGACGACGGGCAATGCCATCCCGCTCGGCAATCTGGCGCCGGGCGACTATGCGATCGCGATCATCCATGACGAAAATGGCAATGGCAAGCTGGACACCTTTGCCGGCATTCCGCGCGAGGGGGTGGGCTTTTCGCGCAATCCGGTGCTGCGCTTCGGCGCGCCCAGCTTCCGGTCGGCCGAGTTCGTGGTGAGCGGCGCGCCGGTGCGGCAGGCGATCCGGCTCAAATATTTCCTGTAA
- a CDS encoding tetratricopeptide repeat protein yields the protein MATLGLSEADKAAVEAFRQDVVEPSRTSLVIVDFWAEWCGPCKQLAPVIEKVCADYASKGVKLVKVNVDENGFIASQFRVQSIPTVYAVFQGQPVADLSQARTEGQLKQYLDQLLSQLPIESDEKAQAEEIAPLIAMGEEMLAGGEAERALSVFQQIADIAPDNAEVLSGLLRALVALGQLDEADALLAELPAEMQKDQAIERAKAALALARNAKPVADLSGVEARLAADADDHEARFELATGLMGNGDRDGAAEQLLEIVRRDRAWNDGAARTQLLTLFEAVGLEDPWVAAQRRKLSQILFS from the coding sequence GTGGCGACCCTGGGACTGAGCGAGGCCGACAAGGCGGCCGTGGAGGCGTTTCGCCAGGATGTGGTGGAGCCTTCGCGCACGAGCCTGGTGATCGTCGACTTCTGGGCCGAATGGTGCGGCCCGTGCAAGCAGCTGGCGCCGGTGATCGAGAAGGTGTGCGCCGACTATGCCAGCAAGGGCGTCAAGCTGGTGAAGGTGAATGTCGATGAAAATGGCTTCATCGCCAGCCAGTTCCGCGTCCAGTCGATCCCGACCGTCTATGCCGTGTTCCAGGGCCAGCCGGTCGCGGACCTGAGCCAGGCGCGCACCGAAGGGCAGTTGAAGCAATATCTGGACCAGCTGCTGAGCCAGCTGCCGATCGAATCGGACGAGAAGGCGCAGGCGGAAGAGATCGCGCCGCTGATCGCCATGGGCGAGGAGATGCTGGCCGGCGGCGAGGCGGAGCGCGCCCTGTCGGTGTTCCAGCAGATTGCCGACATTGCGCCCGACAATGCCGAGGTGCTGAGCGGCCTGCTGCGCGCGCTGGTGGCGCTGGGCCAGCTGGACGAGGCCGATGCGCTGCTCGCCGAACTGCCCGCCGAGATGCAGAAGGACCAGGCGATCGAGCGCGCCAAGGCGGCGCTGGCGCTGGCCCGCAATGCGAAGCCCGTGGCCGACCTGTCTGGGGTCGAGGCGCGGCTGGCGGCCGATGCCGACGATCATGAAGCACGCTTCGAGCTGGCGACCGGGCTGATGGGCAATGGCGACCGCGACGGCGCGGCCGAGCAGCTGCTGGAGATCGTGCGCCGCGACCGGGCCTGGAATGACGGCGCCGCGCGCACCCAGCTTCTGACCCTGTTCGAGGCGGTCGGGCTGGAAGATCCGTGGGTGGCGGCGCAGCGCCGCAAGCTGTCGCAGATCCTCTTCTCCTGA
- a CDS encoding LON peptidase substrate-binding domain-containing protein produces MNRARISIFPLSGALLLPGMELPLHIFEPRYRALVQDASARDRRIGMIQPRSEGPKPPLFDVGCLGRISHIEALDDGRFNIILTGLARFRLVRELEVSTLFRQIEAEVEQAPEDEVLHLVERAALEQESRRFADALGYAVDWTAVSRLDDMALVNGIAQIAPFDPAAKQTLLEADTLSERADRIIQLMQIVGRAERDGGATMQ; encoded by the coding sequence GTGAACCGCGCGCGCATCTCGATCTTTCCCTTGTCCGGCGCGCTGCTGCTGCCGGGCATGGAGCTGCCGCTGCATATCTTCGAGCCGCGTTATCGCGCGCTGGTGCAGGATGCGTCCGCGCGCGACCGGCGCATCGGCATGATCCAGCCGCGCAGCGAGGGGCCGAAGCCGCCGCTGTTCGATGTCGGCTGCCTGGGCCGGATCAGCCATATCGAGGCGCTGGACGATGGCCGGTTCAACATCATCCTGACCGGGCTGGCCCGGTTCCGGCTGGTGCGCGAGCTGGAGGTGTCGACCCTGTTCCGCCAGATCGAGGCGGAGGTCGAGCAGGCGCCGGAGGACGAGGTGCTGCATCTGGTCGAGCGGGCGGCGCTGGAGCAGGAATCGCGGCGCTTCGCCGATGCGCTGGGCTATGCGGTCGACTGGACGGCGGTGTCGCGGCTGGACGACATGGCGCTGGTCAACGGCATCGCCCAGATCGCGCCGTTCGACCCGGCGGCCAAGCAGACCTTGCTGGAGGCGGACACGCTGAGCGAGCGGGCCGACCGGATCATCCAGCTGATGCAGATCGTCGGCCGCGCCGAGCGCGACGGCGGCGCGACGATGCAGTGA
- a CDS encoding Trm112 family protein produces MSEETAPIDPWLLAKLVCPATRTPLRWDGARQALVSDAAGLAYPVRHGVPVLVAREAVSLG; encoded by the coding sequence ATGAGCGAAGAGACGGCCCCGATCGATCCCTGGCTGCTGGCCAAGCTGGTCTGCCCGGCGACGCGCACGCCGCTGCGCTGGGACGGCGCGCGCCAGGCATTGGTGTCGGACGCGGCGGGCCTCGCCTATCCGGTGCGCCATGGCGTGCCCGTGCTGGTCGCGCGGGAAGCGGTGTCGTTGGGCTGA
- a CDS encoding RidA family protein, whose translation MKKLLAPALLASLMIAAPAGAQKPLPAKLPFSPAIRVGDMLYMSGQIGQVPDGMDPHKEGFDAAVKNAMDSIGKILKDNGLDFGHVVKCTVMLDDMADWPRFNSIYVSYFEGKRLPTRSAFGADGLALGAPLEVECLASFK comes from the coding sequence ATGAAAAAGCTGCTCGCCCCCGCCCTTCTGGCCAGCCTCATGATCGCCGCCCCCGCCGGCGCGCAGAAGCCGCTGCCGGCCAAGCTGCCCTTCTCGCCGGCGATCCGGGTCGGCGACATGCTCTACATGTCGGGCCAGATCGGCCAGGTGCCCGACGGCATGGACCCGCACAAGGAAGGGTTCGACGCGGCAGTGAAGAACGCGATGGATTCGATCGGCAAGATCTTGAAGGATAATGGCCTCGACTTCGGCCATGTCGTCAAATGCACGGTGATGCTGGACGACATGGCCGACTGGCCGCGCTTCAACAGCATCTATGTCAGCTATTTCGAAGGCAAGCGCCTGCCCACCCGCAGCGCCTTCGGCGCCGATGGCCTGGCGCTCGGCGCCCCGCTCGAAGTGGAATGCCTGGCGTCGTTCAAATAG
- a CDS encoding aminotransferase class V-fold PLP-dependent enzyme yields the protein MSLSRRQALGAALAVPLAAQAVRAVAAPASPPDKASFAATPAAYLDSASTHPVSLGARAAADAYLAGRTLDPVATARKPVDRAALIAKFAALMGADADEITWVQSTTMGEQAVLRALGFPQDGGRIVTDTLHFYAAFPMYQEMAKQGVDVAWVQAREGRIAPEDMARAITPGTKLVSVSAVSTYNGFQHDLKAISAMAHKVGALVYADIIHAAGAVPIDLHDSGVDFAACATYKWLMGDFGLGFLYVRRGIADPLPRTEYGYYGFAAPGAPPGIGLSPPQTHVFPLDPPGDAPTSYVARPGALGHFGTGTYAQAISAMLDHSISYISTLTVPAIQAHAQQLIGQLRDELPRKGYRLITPPGTTSPLLSCVLPNAKGLLTDPLARAQVRLSVHDNYFRISPSVFNDDKDVERLIAALPRV from the coding sequence ATGAGTCTCAGCCGGCGCCAGGCGCTGGGCGCAGCGCTTGCCGTGCCGCTGGCGGCACAGGCCGTCCGCGCCGTCGCCGCACCGGCATCGCCGCCCGACAAGGCCAGCTTCGCCGCCACCCCGGCCGCCTATCTCGACAGCGCCTCCACCCATCCGGTGAGCCTGGGCGCCAGGGCCGCCGCCGACGCCTATCTCGCCGGCCGCACGCTCGATCCCGTCGCGACCGCGCGCAAGCCGGTCGACCGCGCCGCGTTGATCGCGAAATTCGCCGCGCTGATGGGCGCCGATGCGGACGAGATCACCTGGGTCCAGTCCACCACCATGGGCGAGCAGGCGGTGCTGCGCGCACTCGGCTTTCCCCAGGATGGCGGCCGCATCGTCACCGACACGCTCCATTTCTACGCCGCCTTCCCCATGTATCAGGAAATGGCGAAACAGGGCGTCGACGTCGCCTGGGTGCAGGCGCGCGAGGGCCGCATCGCACCCGAGGACATGGCCCGCGCCATCACGCCGGGGACGAAGCTGGTCAGCGTCTCGGCCGTCTCCACCTATAATGGCTTCCAGCATGACCTGAAGGCGATCAGCGCGATGGCGCACAAGGTCGGCGCGCTCGTCTATGCCGACATCATCCATGCCGCCGGGGCGGTGCCAATCGACCTGCATGACAGCGGCGTCGATTTCGCCGCCTGCGCCACCTATAAATGGCTGATGGGCGATTTTGGCCTGGGCTTCCTCTATGTCCGGCGCGGCATCGCGGACCCGCTGCCCCGGACCGAATATGGCTATTATGGTTTTGCCGCGCCCGGTGCGCCGCCCGGCATCGGCCTCTCGCCGCCGCAGACCCATGTCTTCCCGCTCGATCCGCCCGGCGATGCGCCGACCAGCTATGTCGCCCGCCCCGGCGCACTCGGCCATTTCGGCACCGGCACCTATGCCCAGGCGATCAGCGCCATGCTCGATCATTCGATCAGCTACATCTCGACCCTCACCGTGCCGGCGATCCAGGCCCATGCCCAGCAATTGATCGGCCAGTTGCGCGACGAACTGCCGCGCAAGGGCTATCGCCTCATCACCCCGCCGGGCACGACCAGCCCGCTCTTGAGCTGCGTCCTGCCCAATGCGAAGGGCCTGCTCACCGACCCGCTGGCGCGAGCGCAGGTCCGCCTGTCCGTCCACGACAATTATTTCCGCATCTCGCCATCGGTGTTCAACGATGACAAGGATGTCGAACGGCTGATCGCCGCCCTGCCCCGCGTCTGA